CTATAGAAGGTCGGATGTTCGTTCTGAAAACGTTGCCTCCATGATTCTTCCCAAAAAAGCATTAACATTGCTTAAAAGCTCCCTTCCTTCTGACGATGTCGATGTGGCCGTTGAATATAATAATACGAGCGCTTTCTTCAAATTTGGCAATATACATTTAATCTGTAGATTGATTGATGAGCGTTACCCCGATTATGAGGCAGTAATACCTCAAGTGAACCCTAATAAATTAACGATTGACCGGGTACTTCTTTTAAATTCATTACGTCGAGTAGTTATTTTCGCAAACAAAACAACGCATCAGGTTCGTTTGAAAATTACAGGTAGTGAATTGCATATCTCTTCAGAAGATTTAGATTTCTCTAATGAGGCGCACGAAAGATTGAGCTGCCAGTATGAAGGAGAAGATACCGAAATAGGCTTTAATGCCAAATTTTTGATTGAAATGTTAGGGAATTTGGAATGTGAAGAAGTGGTGTTGGAGATGAGCACGCCGAATAGAGCGGGTTTGCTTTTGCCGTCTGTTGAGGAGGAAAATGAGAATATTCTCATGCTGGTTATGCCAGTTATGCTCAACAGTCCTAATTAGCCTTAGCTAGCGGCTAAAGGATATATTGAATGAATTACCCTTTTTTTAATTGATAACATCTGTGGAAATAATCACCTCTGTAATAGACTTTATCTTACACATTGATAAACATCTAGTGGAAATTGTGAATGATTATCAAACGTGGACATACCTGATTTTATTTCTGATTATTTTTGCAGAAACCGGTTTAGTTGTAACGCCTTTCTTGCCTGGAGATTCTCTGTTGTTTGCCGCGGGCGCTATCATTGCAAAACCGGAGACGGATCTTCAGATTTTTGTAATGTGCGGACTGCTCATTATCGCAGCTATTTTAGGAGACCTGGTAAACTACCATATAGGTAAATATGTAGGGCCAAAAGCCTTTAGTGGAAAATACAAATTGCTGAAGAAAGAATACCTGGAAAAGACACAGCAGTTTTACATCAAACACGGAGGCAAAACAATTATCTACGCGCGCTTTATACCGATTGTACGTACGTTTGCTCCTTTTGTTGCTGGTATCGGTACAATGAGTTACAGCAGATTTGCCTCGTATAACGTTATTGGAGGAATTATCTGGGTTGTTGCATTTTTGTTTTTGGGATACTATTTCGGTGGTTTACCCGTTATAAAGAACAACTTTACTTATGTAATATTTGCTATTATATTATTATCCGTATTACCTGCGGTGGTTGAAATGTTTCGAGGGAAAAAAGAATCTCGACGGCAACCGGCCGAAGAATAAAAGGTGATATCTTACTATACCTTAAGATTTCTGTTGCGAGTTAAATGCATCTCTAGCATTAAAAAAAATAATTCGCTAAGTATTTGATAGTTAAAGGAAGTTTCCTATCTTTGCCGTCCCTTTATGGGATTACTATGTCTTGAACGAAGCCCTACTGCTTCGATGGGCAATAAAAGAAATTAAAGAAAATGTCAGGAATTATTGGAAA
This Olivibacter sp. SDN3 DNA region includes the following protein-coding sequences:
- the dnaN gene encoding DNA polymerase III subunit beta codes for the protein MRFIVSTSTLLKQLQAVNGASSSSTVLPILENFLFEIKDNGLTISATDLQTSMITSLQVESKEEGKVAIPAKILIETLKTLPDQPIAFSVDMQTYAIEISAGDGKYKLSGENAEDFPKIPVVENPSSVSVPASVLAEAINKTIFAVSNDELRPAMTGVLCQLTPQNTTFVATDAHKLVRYRRSDVRSENVASMILPKKALTLLKSSLPSDDVDVAVEYNNTSAFFKFGNIHLICRLIDERYPDYEAVIPQVNPNKLTIDRVLLLNSLRRVVIFANKTTHQVRLKITGSELHISSEDLDFSNEAHERLSCQYEGEDTEIGFNAKFLIEMLGNLECEEVVLEMSTPNRAGLLLPSVEEENENILMLVMPVMLNSPN
- a CDS encoding DedA family protein, producing MEIITSVIDFILHIDKHLVEIVNDYQTWTYLILFLIIFAETGLVVTPFLPGDSLLFAAGAIIAKPETDLQIFVMCGLLIIAAILGDLVNYHIGKYVGPKAFSGKYKLLKKEYLEKTQQFYIKHGGKTIIYARFIPIVRTFAPFVAGIGTMSYSRFASYNVIGGIIWVVAFLFLGYYFGGLPVIKNNFTYVIFAIILLSVLPAVVEMFRGKKESRRQPAEE